A genomic region of Colletotrichum destructivum chromosome 5, complete sequence contains the following coding sequences:
- a CDS encoding Putative BRCT domain-containing protein codes for MADPLSLFAECTFAFVPSAYLAPKEISELAEIVKGRGGTVLDPRRDGSIRLEAVSHIVSNTIDFPQFTETQAYMIPVINPGWIKASILRSKQAQVRPYSPDPRMFFCKVTITCAGLPEIDKETIIGATLAMGGMETADVSRQTTHICALSMDHPKCITAKEKGLKCKIVLPHWFEDCFKLGKRIDEGPYMLPEPEILRRPENQGEVQIPQYNHLQGATSTTPNHLADGPRRAATIFRDKKVMLSADLNITARSLEVVKQLIVNGGGRIVDDVDICDYFVCQYRHGDQYVKAAQSGKDVGNLSWLYHLITHNEWTSPLRRLLHYPVPKDGIPGFKDLKICLSNYGGDARIYLENLIRATGATYTKTMKAENTHLITARNSSEKYEAAKDWNIETVNHLWIEESYAKCEMQRVSVPKYSHFPVRTNLGEVIGQTFFDEYCLREAYYPGGEEHMSPQAQRKRKILEAAQENSYNHGPAEGVVIGRHEVKEQEVVDDSFMTPVRPKKGSRDKENDTPSVISTGSRSAKSKALTNLQRIAPDIALYEKEKKRTKDGNGPWGGKRAADQIDRERRRTSSPAQPMDIDEDDERPTKKSRSSRPDIEMRVVLTGFTRWVNGKSKEDSERRKLRDMGILIVQDNQPCDYLAAPHMVRTVKFLKTLAKGPTILSSDFIDAALDTGEVPDPDEFLLKDKENEKKFGVTIETAVSRARANLSKLLWTVPIYCTANICNGPDSYKAIAEANGAMFKLYRARSGTTIKPTTEEEDGGAPPEPVYLLSSNSAEERSLWPKFEEMARKGHMDPRIVAADWLLDVAMTQQVSFDEKYLARNFFDKGA; via the exons ATGGCTGACCCATTGAGTCTATTCGCAGAATGCACCTTCGCCTTCGTACCAAGCGCCTACCTGGCTCCCAAGGAAATCAGCGAGCTGGCAGAAATCGTCAAGGGCCGTGGCGGTACAGTCCTTGACCCGAGACGTGATGGCTCCATTAGGCTCGAAGCGGTTTCCCACATCGTTTCCAACACCATCGACTTCCCCCAGTTCACCGAGACCCAAGCCTATATGATCCCCGTCATCAACCCGGGTTGGATCAAGGCATCCATCCTGAGGAGTAAACAGGCCCAGGTTCGGCCCTACTCCCCCGATCCGCGTATGTTTTTCTGCAAGGTCACCATCACCTGCGCCGGACTCCCCGAAATCGACAAGGAGACCATCATTGGCGCCACCCTggccatgggcggcatggaAACCGCCGACGTCTCTCGACAGACTACCCACATCTGCGCCTTGTCCATGGACCACCCCAAATGTATCACcgccaaggaaaagggacTCAAGTGCAAGATTGTCCTGCCTCACTG GTTCGAAGACTGCTTCAAGCTCGGCAAACGAATCGACGAAGGCCCCTACATGCTCCCCGAACCCGAAATTCTGCGCAGACCCGAGAACCAGGGCGAAGTTCAGATTCCCCAATACAACCATCTTCAGGGAGCGACCTCGACCACTCCCAAtcacctcgccgacggccccCGCAGGGCCGCCACAATATTCCGGGACAAGAAAGTCATGCTCTCGGCGGACCTTAACATTACCGCACGATCGTTGGAAGTTGTCAAGCAGCTCATTGTCAATGGAGGTGGCAGGATTGTGGACGACGTGGATATATGCGACTATTTTGTCTGCCAATACCGCCATGGAGACCAGTATGTCAAGGCAGCTCAGTCAGGGAAGGATGTCGGAAACCTGTCGTGGCTCTATCATCTTATCACCCATAACGAGTGGACATCTCCTCTCCGTCGGCTTCTCCACTACCCGGTTCCCAAAGACGGCATCCCGGGCTTCAAGGACCTCAAGATATGCCTTTCCAACTACGGTGGCGACGCTCGCATATACCTCGAGAACCTGATCAGAGCAACGGGCGCCACGTACACcaagacgatgaaggcggAAAACACCCACCTCATCACGGCACGAAATAGTAGCGAGAAGTacgaggcggccaaggactGGAATATTGAGACGGTCAACCACCTGTGGATCGAAGAGAGCTACGCCAAATGCGAGATGCAGAGGGTATCCGTCCCAAAATACTCCCACTTCCCGGTTCGCACGAACTTGGGCGAGGTTATCGGCCAGACCTTTTTCGACGAGTACTGTTTGCGGGAGGCCTACTACCCCGGTGGCGAGGAGCACATGTCGCCGCAAGCTCAGAGGAAGCGCAAGATTCTCGAGGCTGCGCAAGAGAACTCGTACAACCACGGACCTGCCGAGGGCGTGGTCATCGGCAGACATGAGGTGAAAGAGCAAGAGGTCGTTGACGACAGCTTCATGACGCCCGTCCGTCCCAAAAAAGGCAGCCGTGACAAGGAGAACGACACTCCGTCGGTCATCTCAACAGGCAGCCGAAGCGCAAAGAGCAAGGCCCTCACCAACCTCCAGCGCATCGCCCCGGATATCGCATTGTacgagaaggaaaaaaagcGAACCAAGGATGGCAACGGTCCGTGGGGTGGCAAGCGTGCTGCCGATCAAATCGACAGGGAACGCCGGCGCACATCAAGCCCGGCGCAACCCATGGATatcgacgaggatgacgaaaGGCCGACCAAGAAGAGCAGATCTTCGCGGCCAGATATCGAGATGAGAGTTGTATTGACTGGTTTCACAAGATGGGTCAATGGCAAATCCAAGGAAGACTCAGAAAGG AGAAAACTCCGCGACATGGGCATTCTCATCGTACAGGATAATCAACCATGCGACTACCTCGCCGCACCTCACATGGTGCGGACAGTGAAGTTCCTCAAGACGTTGGCCAAGGGACCGACCATCCTCTCCTCCGATTTTATCGACGCTGCCCTGGATACGGGCGAGGTCCCTGATCCCGACGAGTTTCTCttgaaggacaaggagaacgagaAGAAGTTTGGCGTCACGATCGAGACAGCGGTGTCCAGAGCGAGGGCCAATCTTAGCAAGCTCCTTTGGACTGTCCCCATCTACTGCACGGCCAACATCTGCAACGGCCCCGATAGCTACAAGGCCAttgccgaggccaacggAGCCATGTTCAAGTTGTATCGTGCGCGCAGTGGTACGACCATcaagccgacgacggaggaagaagacggcggcgcacCACCCGAGCCGGTCTACCTCCTCAGCTCCAACAGCGCCGAAGAAAGATCACTGTGGCCCAAATTCGAGGAAATGGCGCGGAAGGGCCACATGGACCCTCGCATAGTCGCGGCCGACTGGCTCTTGGATGTGGCCATGACGCAGCAGGTGTCTTTTGACGAGAAATATCTTGCCCGGAACTTCTTCGACAAGGGCGCATAa
- a CDS encoding Putative ESCRT-II complex, Vps25 subunit, winged helix-like DNA-binding domain superfamily produces the protein MVLVDCHLMETWMMELTAEVLLERSPPATSPGAPANTSLNPQPNSTPEQPRTMATASPFPFPREYSFPPFFTRQTNLTTHHAQLVKWSDLILAYCRHHRIFKLSLGAAIPSASSALPHALPNHNTAASSSPHNEPTTFSPATAASSAAAAPEELFHNRALNKRLSLADAREVLEFMRKDGRAEPLPASTDVFWIYWRTPDEWASVVEGWIDETAQKGVVLTLYELTEGESTRGTGEHPCFSFLSSSFGFHGLDPDLLAKALQILVKRGKAQIFGQEDSQGVKFF, from the exons ATGGTGTTGGTTGATTGCCATCTGATGGAAACGTGGATGATGGAACTGACGGCGGAGGTCTTGCTCGAAAGAAGTC CTCCGGCAACATCTCCCGGAGCTCCAGCAAACACCTCCCTCAACCCCCAACCCAACTCAACCCCAGAACAGCCACGTACGATGGCAACGGcgtctcccttccccttcccacGGGAATACTCCTTCCCGCCCTTCTTCACGCGCCAGACGAACCTCACGACCCACCACGCCCAACTCGTCAAGTGGTCCGACCTCATCCTCGCCTActgccgccaccaccgcatCTTCAAGctctccctcggcgccgccatcccctccgcctcgtcggcccTCCCGCACGCCCTGCCGAACCATAACAccgccgcgtcctcctccccgcaCAACGAGCCGACGACTTTCTCTCCCGCGACCGCcgcgtcctccgccgccgccgcccccgaggaGCTCTTCCACAACAGAGCCCTGAACAAGAGGCTCTCGCTCGCCGACGCGCGCGAGGTTCTCGAGTTCATGCGCAAAGACGGCCGCGCCGAGCCGCTACCCGCAAGCACCGACGTCTTCTGGATCTACTGGCGCACGCCCGACGAGTGggcctccgtcgtcgagggctggATCGACGAGACGGCGCAGAAGGGCGTCGTGCTGACCCTGTATGAGCTCACCGAGGGCGAGAGCACGAGGGGGACGGGTGAGCACCCctgcttttcttttctttcgtCTTCTTTTGGT TTCCACGGCCTCGATCCCGACCTTCTGGCGAAGGCGCTGCAGATTCTCGTCAAGCGCGGCAAGGCCCAGATCTTCGGACAAGAGGACTCGCAGGGTGTCAAGTTCTTCTGA
- a CDS encoding Putative glycerol kinase, carbohydrate kinase, FGGY, ATPase, nucleotide binding protein, whose protein sequence is MRLRIALSPGISPILPRSFVLKTIEQINGNGNGKGVAWGRRRIHAVGAATGAVTHRAQLRQQQQQQQQQPPRPRPLNCSSNQRPASASDIIPSAGAKLKLGPPPHMSVRNLSQKQTPNDRHAASSSLFPRDPAATSQTCGTTRVRHSGNTSSQPRSIESASSRHPRPTIYLARHNPREDAVNHSAMAETRDPKRPRVAADPAEHLPAGITETPEELKEQWFVGSIDQGTTSTRFLIFNGLGDPVAMHQIEFENHYPRSGWHEHDPLELLASVEECIEKATAKFVAKGHSASAIRGVGITNQRETTVLWDARTGEPLHNALVWPDTRTASLVRDLRARPGADTLQDLCGLPLSTYPSSVKLRWLLDNVPAVREAYDAGHLAFGTVDSWLIYRLNGGADRGDAAIHVTDSTNASRTMFMNLRTLQYDDDLLSFFGVDKSKIRLPKIVPSSDPTAFGSLARGVLKGVPIAGCLGDQSSALVGQCGFSPGQAKNTYGTGCFLLYNVGDEPVISKSGLLATVAYDFGKGRKPVYALEGSIAVAGSGVKFLVKNLAFIDDATRISELAETVPDNGGVVFVTAFSGLFAPYWIDDAKGTLFGITAHTQKGHIARATLEATCYQTKAILDAMAKDSGHALESLAVDGGLSNSDLCMQSQADISGIRVDRPAMRETTALGAAIAAGLALGVWNELEDLKHVNQTGRKIFTPSLEKERTDKMFKKWEQAVEMSRGWVRDALE, encoded by the exons ATGCGCCTCCGAATAGCACTCTCCCCCGGGATCTCCCCCATTCTCCCTAGATCGTTCGTCCTGAAGACCATTGAGCAGATCAATGGCAATGGCAACGGCAAAGGCGTGGCGTGGGGGCGGCGTCGCATCCACGCTGTCGGCGCCGCTACTGGTGCTGTTACTCATCGCGCACAACttcgccagcagcagcagcagcagcagcagcagccgccgcgtcccagaCCCCTCAATTGTTCCTCCAATCAGCGCCCGGCGTCCGCTTCTGACATCATCCCGAGCGCCGGCGCGAAGCTGAAGTtggggccgccgccgcacaTGTCCGTCCGAAATTTGTCGCAGAAACAGACCCCGAACGACAGAcacgccgcctcgtcctccttgtTCCCTCGTGATCCCGCCGCAACCTCCCAGACCTGCGGGACGACGCGGGTCAGACATTCCGGGAATACCTCTTCTCAACCTCGCAGCATCGAAAGCGCCAGTagccgccatcctcggccgACGATATACTTAGCTAGGCA CAATCCCCGAgaggacgccgtcaaccACAGCGCAATGGCCGAGACGAGAGACCCCAAACGCCcgcgcgtcgccgccgatcCGGCCGAGCACCTCCCCGCCGGCATCACCGAGACCCCGGAAGAGCTCAAGGAGCAATGGTTCgtcggcagcatcgaccAGGGCACCACCTCGACGCGcttcctcatcttcaacggcctcggcgaccccGTCGCTATGCACCAGATCGAGTTCGAGAACCATTACCCGCGCTCCGG TTGGCATGAACACGACcccctcgagctcctcgcctCCGTCGAGGAGTGCATCGAAAAAGCCACGGCCAAGTTCGTCGCCAAGGGCCACTCGGCCTCCGCCatccgcggcgtcggcatcacgAACCAGCGCGAGACCACCGTCCTCTGGGACGCCCGCACCGGCGAGCCCCTTCACAACGCCCTCGTCTGGCCCGACACCCGCACCGCCTCCCTCGTCCGCGACCTCCGTGCCCGCCCTGGCGCCGACACCCTCCAGGACCTCTGCGGTCTGCCCCTCTCAACCTACCCCTCCAGCGTCAAGCTGCGCTGGCTCCTCGACAACGTCCCCGCCGTCCGCGAAGCCTATGATGCAGGTCACCTCGCCTTCGGTACCGTCGACTCGTGGCTCATCTACCgcctcaacggcggcgccgaccgcggcgacgccgccatccacgTCACCGACTCCACCAACGCCAGCCGCACAATGTTCATGAACCTCCGCACCCTGCAGTACGACGATGacctcctctccttcttcggcgtcgacaaGTCCAAGATCCGCCTGCCCAAGATCGTCCCCTCCTCCGACCCGACCGCCTTCGGCTCCCTTGCTCGGGGCGTCCTCAAGGGCGTCCCCATTGCCGGCTGCCTCGGCGACCAGTCCTCCGCCCTCGTCGGTCAGTGCGGCTTCTCCCCTGGCCAGGCCAAGAACACGTACGGCACCGGCTGCTTCCTGCTCTacaacgtcggcgacgagcccgTCATCTCCAAGTCGGGCCTCCTGGCCACCGTCGCCTATGACTTTGGCAAGGGCCGCAAGCCCGTCTACGCCCTCGAGGgcagcatcgccgtcgccggctccggcgtcAAGTTCCTCGTTAAGAACCTCGCCTTCATCGATGACGCCACCCGCATCtccgagctggccgagacggtccccgacaacggcggcgtcgtcttcgtcacgGCCTTTAGCGGCCTTTTTGCGCCCTACTggatcgacgacgccaagggaACGCTGT TCGGCATCACGGCCCACACCCAAAAGGGCCACATCGCCCGCGCGACCCTCGAGGCGACGTGCTACCAGACAAAAgccatcctcgacgccatggccaaggacTCGGGCCACGCCCTCGAgtccctcgccgtcgacggcggcctctcCAACTCGGACCTCTGCATGCAGAGCCAGGCCGACATCAGCGGCATCCGCGTCGACCGCCCCGCCATGCGCGAGACCAcagccctcggcgccgccatcgccgccggcctcgctctCGGCGTATGGAACGAGCTTGAGGACCTCAAGCACGTCAACCAGACGGGCCGCAAAATCTTCACCCCGTccctcgagaaggagaggacgGACAAGATGTTCAAGAAGTGggagcaggccgtcgagatgtCGAGGGGCTGGGTGCGCGATGCCCTTGAATAG
- a CDS encoding Putative nucleotidyl transferase domain, trimeric LpxA-like superfamily, hexapeptide transferase, translating to MKAIILVGGFGTRLRPLTLTLPKPLVEFANKPMIEHQIEALAAAGVTDVVLAVNYRPEVMEKHLAEYEKKFGLNITFSVETEPLDTAGPLKLAENILAKDDTPFFVLNSDVICDFPFKDLAEFHKNHGDEGTIVVTKVEEPSKYGVVVHKPGHATKIDRFVEKPVEFVGNRINAGMYILNTSVLKRIELRPTSIEKETFPAIVRDGQLHSFDLQGFWMDVGQPKDFLTGTCLYLTSLTKQGSKELASPSEPYVHGGNVLIDPTAKIGKHCKIGPNVTIGPNVVVGDGCRLQRCVLLPASKVKDHAWIKSTIVGWNSTVGKWARLENVTVLGDDVTIGDEIYVNGGSILPHKSIKANVDIPAIIM from the exons ATGAAGG CCATCATTCTTGTCGGCGGCTTTGGCactcgccttcgccctctG ACCCTGACCCTCCCCAAGCCCCTGGTCGAGTTCGCGAATAAGCCCATGATTGAGCACCAGATCGAGGCTCTCGCTGCTGCAGGTGTCACCGATGTCGTTCTCGCTGTCAACTACCGCCCCGAGGTGATGGAGAAGCATTTGGCAGAG TACGAGAAGAAGTTCGGCCTCAACATTACCTTCTCCGTCGAGACCGAGCCCCTCGACACCGCCGGCCCCctgaagctggccgagaacaTCCTCGCCAAGGACGATACtcccttcttcgtcctcaacTCGGACGTCATCTGCGACTTCCCCTTCAAGGACCTCGCCGAGTTCCACAAGAAccacggcgacgagggcacCATTGTTGTCACAAAGGTTGAGGAGCCCTCCAAgtacggcgtcgtcgtccacaAGCCCGGCCACGCCACCAAGATCGATCGCTTCGTCGAGAAGCCCGTCGAGTTCGTCGGCAACCGCATCAACGCCGGCATGTACATCCTCAACACGAGCGTCCTCAAGCGCATTGAGCTCCGCCCCACCTCCATCGAGAAAGAGACCTTCCCCGCCATCGTCCGCGACGGCCAGCTACACAGCTTCGACCTTCAGGGCTTCTGGATGGACGTCGGCCAGCCCAAGGACTTCCTTACCGGCACCTGCCTGTACCTCACCTCCCTCACCAAGCAGGGATCCAAGGAGCTCGCCTCCCCCTCAGAGCCTTACGTTCACGGCGGCAACGTGTTGATCGACCCGACTGCCAAGATTGGCAAGCACTGCAAGATCGGCCCCAACGTCACCATCGGCCccaatgtcgtcgtcggtgacgGCTGCCGTCTGCAGCGTTGCGTTCTGCTGCCCGCCTCCAAGGTCAAGGACCACGCCTGGATCAAGAGCACCATTGTCGGCTGGAACAGCACTGTCGGCAAGTGGGCTCGCCTTGAGAACGTCACCgtccttggcgacgacgtgACCATTGGCGACGAAATTTacgtcaacggcggcagcattCTCCCCCACAAAAGCATCAAGGCCAACGTCGACATccccgccatcatcatgtaA